A DNA window from Dehalococcoidia bacterium contains the following coding sequences:
- the recF gene encoding DNA replication/repair protein RecF yields MHLRHLSLTNFRNYAKQDLDLATGPVLFLGENAQGKTNLLEAVFLLATGRSERASTDADMLAWEARDDPQPFARVLGQGVRRSGDVSVEVTIAGREGARGRLIASKRFKLNGLPKRASDVNGAVLAVLFTTDDMDLVKGSPAGRRRYLDTMLSQVDHQYLRALQRYNKVVTQRNALLKRIQERAATRDELAYWDEEMARDGAAIAVARALAARDLAETAREAHARLSGERERFDLAYEPRFVEGWTPDRLATADPSEASLALLERLTAMHTRDIAAGVTLSGPHRDDLSMILGGEAAAAFASRGQQRTAALALRLAEARVLAHRAGEQPILLLDDVLSELDQSRRASVLSAFDADQVIITSPDPDRFSPAFTREAQSWRVAQGAVTLDC; encoded by the coding sequence ATGCACCTGCGCCATCTTTCGCTGACCAACTTCCGCAACTACGCGAAGCAGGACCTGGACCTCGCGACTGGCCCCGTGCTGTTCCTGGGTGAGAACGCGCAGGGCAAGACGAACCTCCTCGAAGCGGTATTTCTGCTCGCGACCGGGCGCTCCGAACGCGCCAGCACGGACGCAGACATGCTCGCCTGGGAAGCGCGCGATGACCCGCAGCCATTCGCGCGCGTCCTCGGACAGGGCGTACGGCGCTCCGGCGACGTCTCCGTTGAAGTCACGATCGCAGGCCGCGAGGGCGCACGAGGCAGGCTCATCGCGTCGAAGCGCTTCAAGCTCAACGGACTCCCGAAGCGCGCGTCCGACGTCAACGGCGCCGTACTCGCCGTGCTCTTCACGACCGACGATATGGATCTCGTCAAAGGATCGCCCGCTGGCCGCCGCCGCTACCTCGATACGATGCTCTCCCAGGTCGACCATCAGTACCTGCGCGCGCTCCAGCGCTACAACAAGGTGGTCACGCAGCGGAACGCGCTGCTCAAGCGGATCCAGGAACGCGCCGCCACCCGCGACGAGCTGGCGTACTGGGACGAAGAGATGGCGCGCGACGGCGCCGCCATTGCAGTGGCGCGCGCGCTCGCGGCGCGGGATCTCGCCGAGACTGCACGCGAGGCGCACGCCCGCCTCAGCGGCGAGCGCGAGCGCTTCGACCTGGCGTACGAGCCGCGGTTCGTCGAGGGTTGGACGCCCGACCGCCTCGCGACTGCGGACCCGTCCGAAGCGTCGCTCGCTCTGCTCGAACGGCTCACCGCCATGCACACGCGCGATATCGCCGCCGGCGTTACGCTGAGCGGCCCGCACCGTGACGACCTTTCGATGATCCTGGGCGGCGAGGCGGCGGCGGCGTTCGCGTCTCGCGGCCAGCAACGCACCGCCGCGCTCGCGCTGCGGCTCGCCGAGGCGCGCGTGCTCGCGCACCGCGCTGGTGAGCAACCGATCCTGCTGTTAGACGACGTGCTCTCGGAACTCGACCAGTCGCGACGTGCCAGCGTGCTCTCCGCGTTCGACGCCGATCAGGTCATCATCACGAGCCCCGACCCCGACCGCTTCTCCCCCGCCTTCACCCGCGAGGCGCAGTCGTGGCGCGTCGCACAGGGCGCCGTGACGCTCGATTGCTGA
- a CDS encoding cyclase family protein: MTIDASNTTRDDVLSYLRDRRNWGRWGDDDQRGAINLITPEKRVRAAQLVRSGRSVSISRDLPKRPGRHNPWPAQHFLQVHENAVTDFYGINYHGHVTTHVDALCHVWDSDGMWGGRKPAESFDTFLGGALWGGIEHWRDGITTRGVLLDVPTFRGTPYVTVEEPVHGAELEAIARAQGVALEPGDALVVYGGREAYQADHRDWSGYRGPNPGLHASCLPFLRDHDVAVLAWDLMDATPNDYRVPWTIHGAIFSYGIALVDNSVLQPLAEACADEGRYEFMLTFAPIPVVGGTGSPVNPIALF; the protein is encoded by the coding sequence ATGACGATCGACGCCAGCAACACCACGCGCGACGATGTGCTTTCCTACCTGCGCGACCGGCGCAACTGGGGGCGCTGGGGCGACGACGATCAGCGCGGCGCCATCAACCTCATCACGCCCGAGAAGCGCGTCCGGGCTGCGCAACTTGTCCGCAGCGGCCGCAGTGTCTCGATCAGCCGCGACCTTCCGAAACGGCCCGGGCGCCATAATCCCTGGCCGGCCCAGCACTTCCTGCAGGTGCATGAGAACGCCGTCACCGACTTCTACGGGATCAACTACCACGGCCACGTGACGACGCACGTCGATGCCCTGTGCCACGTGTGGGATAGCGACGGCATGTGGGGCGGGCGCAAGCCTGCGGAGTCATTCGACACGTTCCTTGGCGGCGCCCTGTGGGGTGGCATCGAGCACTGGCGCGACGGCATCACCACGCGCGGCGTGCTGCTCGACGTGCCGACGTTTCGCGGAACGCCGTACGTCACGGTGGAGGAGCCCGTACACGGCGCCGAACTCGAGGCCATCGCCCGCGCGCAGGGTGTGGCTCTTGAGCCGGGCGATGCGCTCGTCGTATACGGCGGCCGCGAGGCGTACCAGGCGGACCATCGCGACTGGAGTGGCTACCGCGGCCCGAACCCCGGCCTGCACGCGTCGTGTCTGCCGTTCCTGCGCGATCACGACGTCGCCGTGCTGGCGTGGGACCTGATGGACGCGACGCCAAACGACTATCGCGTACCGTGGACGATCCACGGCGCGATCTTCTCGTACGGCATCGCGCTGGTCGACAACTCGGTGCTGCAGCCGCTGGCCGAGGCCTGCGCCGATGAGGGACGCTACGAATTCATGCTCACCTTCGCACCGATACCGGTCGTCGGCGGTACGGGGTCGCCGGTGAACCCGATCGCGCTGTTCTGA